Within Thermodesulfovibrio thiophilus DSM 17215, the genomic segment AAACTATTTCACACAATTCCCTGATATCTCCCGGTTTATTTGTCCCCAGTTCAAGAACCATTATTTCAGTATTAGCTTCAACTCTACTAATACACAGAGGAACTCCGATATTGTTATTTAAATTCCCTTCAGTCTTAAGAACTCTGTATTTTTTTGATAAAAACTGACAAATTAATTCCTTTGTTGTTGTTTTGCCATTGCTTCCTATAACTGCGATAACCTTACCCTTAAACTGTTTTCTTAAGTATCCTCCAAGTTGCTGTAATGCGTTAAGAGTGTCTTTGACAAGCACAACAGTTTTATTATGAAAATCTATGCTCTGTCCTCTTGAAATGACTGCTCCAGAAGCTTTTGTAAAAGCTTCAGCTAAAAATTCATGACCGTCTGTTTTTGAACCCTTCAGGGCAAAAAACAAATCATTCTCACCTATTGTTCTTGTGTCAATTGAAGCTTCTCTGAAAATTTCTTTTCCCATTGACAGGAGCCTTCCATGTGTTGCCTGTATTAAATCATCAAGACTGAACAAAGTTTATCTCCTTAATGACTTTAAGGTTTCTTTTAAAACTTCTCTATCACTGAATGGGTATCTCTTACCCTGTATCTCCTGATAGTCTTCATGACCCTTACCTGCAACCACAAGAATATCTCCTGTTCTACACATTTTTGTTCCAATCGATAAACTCATTGATCTATCCGGCACAATCATATAGTTGTCCTTTGAAATCCCGCTTTCTATTTCCCTAATTATCTCTATCGGTTCTTCCCATCTTGGATTATCTGATGTAATAATAGCTATATCGCTGAGTTCTGTAGCAATTCTTCCCATTACAGGCCTTTTGCCTCTGTCTCTGTTACCTCCGCAACCAAAAACTGTAATTATTCTGCCATCTTTTGATACCTGTTCTTTAAATCTTTTTATACTGGTAAGCAGTCTTTCAAGTGCATCAGGAGTATGAGCATAGTCCACAAACACGAGAAAATCCTGACCCTCGTCAACTTTCTCAAATCTTCCAGCTGGAGTCTCAATCTCGGAAAATGCAGACTGAACAATATCAAGTGGAATATTCAGGGCAATTGCTGTAGCTGTTGCAGAAAGCACATTATAAATGTTAGGGATTCCCAACAATGATGTTTTGATAGATAACTCATGTTTTTTCTCAATCACAATATCTATCTCTGTCTCTTTAAATTTTAATCTGTAATTTTTTGCATAAATATCCGCATCTGAATTCTCAATTGAATAAAGAATCTTCCTGCTCTTTAGTTGCTCGGCAAGCTTTACTCCGTAAACATCGTCTATATTAATAATTGCAATGCCATCACTTTTCAGCAACTCAGTAAAAAGTCTCTTTTTTGTTATGAAATAGTCATCCATATCTTTATGAAAATCAAGATGATCCCTCGAAAGATTGGTAAATACAGCAATATCAAATCTGGTATAATCAACTCTCTTTAAAGCAAGTGCATGAGAAGAAACCTCTGAAATTACATATTCTATTCCTTTATTTACCATCTCAGAAAGGAGCTCCTGAAACTGCAAAGCTTCTGGAGTTGTATGAATAGAAGCTCTCTCCTCATCATCAATCAGATATTTGATTGTTCCAATAACTCCTGTTTTTTTGCCATATTTTTTCAGAATTCCCCTGATTAGATATGATGTTGTTGTCTTACCGTTTGTACCTGTTATACCGATCATTTTAAGTCTTTCAGAAGGATTTTTAAAAAATCTTGAACTCATCCATGCAAGAGCATCCCTGCTGTTGTTAACTCCTATCCAGGTAGTATCCGCATCATCGGCAGGAGTAAATCTGTCCAGCTCATAAACAACGGCTTTTGCTCCATTTTTTATCGCTTCTTCAATAAAAAGGTGTCCGTCAACTTTGTGGCCTGAGATTGCTATAAAAAGAGTTGATGCTTTTATATCTTTGGAATTATAGCTTATATATGAGATATCTCTGTCTGTATCTCCTTTAACATTAAAATCATTCCGTAAAAGTTCTTTTAAAATCATTTTCGTGCCATTGTAACATTTCTGCTTATTTCATTATTAAAAGTAACAACAAGGCCTTTTTCCTTCGCATCATCTCTTGGCACATTAAGATAGGCAAGGGCTTCATCTGAAATAGCCTTGAATACAGGTGCTGCAACAACTCCTCCATAATGAATACCTTTTGGATCATGAATTACAACTATCATCGCAATACGGGGATTATCCGCTGGTATAAATCCTACAAATGAGCTAACATAACTGTCCTTTGAGTATCTGCCTGTTTTAGGATTATACTTCTGTGCGGTGCCTGTCTTACCTGCTACATTATTGCCATCAAGTTTTGCAGCAGTGGCTGTTCCTCCATCTTCTGTAACCTTTTTCAGCACTTCTCTCATTATCCTTGCTGTTTTTTCCGAAACCACTCTTTCTCTGTGTATGACAGCTTTATACAGAATATTACCTTCTGGAGAGTGAATCTCGGATACAACAAATGGTTTTACAAGATAACCACCATTTGCAATCGTGGAATAAGCTCTCAGAATCTGAATGGCTGTAACTGCCACCTCCTGTCCAATAGGAATTGCACCTATTGATGTTCCTGACCATTTCTGAGTCGGTCTTACATAACCCGATATTTCTCCAGGAAGGTCTATTCCGGTTTTTTCACCGAACTCAAATTTTTTAATATAGTGATAGAGTTTTTCCTTACCAAGCATCATTGCTATTTTTATTGTACCCACATTGGAAGATTTTTGAATAACCTCTTCAAAAGTAAGAACTCCTTGTTTATGAGCATCCTTTACTCTTTTACCTCCAACCTCAATATATCCCTGAGAACAATCAAATGTAGTCGATGGTTTGACAATCCCTTCCTCTAAAGCCGCAGTTGCTGTAACTATTTTAAAGGTTGAACCAGGCTCATATAGATCAGTTATTGCACGATTTCTTATTATACCAATATCTTTTATTGATTTTAAACTGTTGGGATCATAGGTTGGCCTGTTAGCTAAAGCAAGAATCTCTCCTGTAAATGGATCCATCATAATTACAGTTCCTGAAGAAGCATGCCATTTTTTTATTGCTTCATCAAGATATTTTTCAACAATATACTGTAAGCCTTCATCAATTGTGACAAAAATATTATTCCCTTTCACATCTCTTAAATCTCCATCAGATAGCTTTTTGCCTCTTGCATCTGTTAAGACTGATTTTGAAGACTTCTCTGCCTTAAGATACCTATCATAGTATCTTTCCAGGCCCTCCATACCATGCTCATCCACATTGACAAAACCCAGAATATGGGAAGCAAGAAAACCCTTTGGATAAAATCTTGCTCCTTCTGTAACAAACCCCACACCATCTATCTTCAATGCTTTAATTTTTTCAACAACAGAATGATCCACTTTTCTTTCAAGCCATAAAAATCTTTTATTCTTTTCTGCTTGATTTATAATATGGTCAGTATCAACTTTTATATAATGTTTTAAAACACTTATTGTTTCATCTGACTTTACAGATGCTGGATCAATGAACAGGGATTCTTTTTCTAAAGAAACTGCCAGCTCTCTTCCAGTTCTGTCATATATATTGCCTCTTTTAGGTATAATTTCTTGCTTCTTTACCTGTTGGAGTTTTGCTTTGGAAAAATAAGCCTCATGTTCAACAAACATTATCAAGCCAAGACGAAAAATAATGGATACAAAACAGACTAAAAATACTATTTTCAGTAAAATTAGTCTTTTTTGCATTTCAATTCTTCTTATTAAAGTTCACTACTTTCACTACATTTTCAGGATTTCCATATATATAAACAACCTTTGTTCTATCAGGAAATACAAGTAAATGTCCTTCAACATTATCAAGCCTTACAAAAGAAGTTAAAGATGATTTTTCAGCAAGCAACATTCTCCTTTCTCTCAATATCTCCTTTTTTTTATCCTCGAGATTACTTAATCGGTACTCCAGCGAGATTACATTTGACCTGATCCATAAAATAGAAAAAATAGTGCACAGACTTAAAATTATTAATAC encodes:
- a CDS encoding peptidoglycan D,D-transpeptidase FtsI family protein — encoded protein: MQKRLILLKIVFLVCFVSIIFRLGLIMFVEHEAYFSKAKLQQVKKQEIIPKRGNIYDRTGRELAVSLEKESLFIDPASVKSDETISVLKHYIKVDTDHIINQAEKNKRFLWLERKVDHSVVEKIKALKIDGVGFVTEGARFYPKGFLASHILGFVNVDEHGMEGLERYYDRYLKAEKSSKSVLTDARGKKLSDGDLRDVKGNNIFVTIDEGLQYIVEKYLDEAIKKWHASSGTVIMMDPFTGEILALANRPTYDPNSLKSIKDIGIIRNRAITDLYEPGSTFKIVTATAALEEGIVKPSTTFDCSQGYIEVGGKRVKDAHKQGVLTFEEVIQKSSNVGTIKIAMMLGKEKLYHYIKKFEFGEKTGIDLPGEISGYVRPTQKWSGTSIGAIPIGQEVAVTAIQILRAYSTIANGGYLVKPFVVSEIHSPEGNILYKAVIHRERVVSEKTARIMREVLKKVTEDGGTATAAKLDGNNVAGKTGTAQKYNPKTGRYSKDSYVSSFVGFIPADNPRIAMIVVIHDPKGIHYGGVVAAPVFKAISDEALAYLNVPRDDAKEKGLVVTFNNEISRNVTMARK
- a CDS encoding UDP-N-acetylmuramoyl-L-alanyl-D-glutamate--2,6-diaminopimelate ligase, whose product is MILKELLRNDFNVKGDTDRDISYISYNSKDIKASTLFIAISGHKVDGHLFIEEAIKNGAKAVVYELDRFTPADDADTTWIGVNNSRDALAWMSSRFFKNPSERLKMIGITGTNGKTTTSYLIRGILKKYGKKTGVIGTIKYLIDDEERASIHTTPEALQFQELLSEMVNKGIEYVISEVSSHALALKRVDYTRFDIAVFTNLSRDHLDFHKDMDDYFITKKRLFTELLKSDGIAIINIDDVYGVKLAEQLKSRKILYSIENSDADIYAKNYRLKFKETEIDIVIEKKHELSIKTSLLGIPNIYNVLSATATAIALNIPLDIVQSAFSEIETPAGRFEKVDEGQDFLVFVDYAHTPDALERLLTSIKRFKEQVSKDGRIITVFGCGGNRDRGKRPVMGRIATELSDIAIITSDNPRWEEPIEIIREIESGISKDNYMIVPDRSMSLSIGTKMCRTGDILVVAGKGHEDYQEIQGKRYPFSDREVLKETLKSLRR